The following coding sequences are from one Achromobacter sp. B7 window:
- a CDS encoding AraC family transcriptional regulator, producing MPAPLKDDVRYLPVRGTPGLVLGQARLCQFEFDRHYHEDYHIGLVTQGVQRQRFRGQSILLGPGGIALMPPGEIHDGSGAGDHGAAYVLKTFRISAALMRACIEDVSAAAAQERFFGTLVQDADLARRFMALHNAWMAGAADEPLARQAQSLTVMADLFVRTRTVKPQVVKGGLTAAHQRAVRDYCVAHLADKISLDDLARLCGLSRFQFLRRFTHSTGLTPHAWLIRLRLERACAALAGARVSVAEVAADVGFYDQSHFNRAFRAAYGAPPSAYQPTA from the coding sequence ATGCCTGCCCCGCTTAAAGACGACGTCCGCTATCTGCCGGTGCGCGGCACGCCGGGGCTGGTGTTGGGCCAGGCGCGGCTGTGCCAGTTTGAGTTTGACCGCCACTATCACGAGGACTATCACATTGGTCTGGTGACGCAGGGCGTGCAGCGGCAGCGCTTTCGCGGGCAGAGCATTTTGCTGGGGCCGGGCGGCATTGCGCTGATGCCGCCGGGCGAGATCCATGATGGCTCGGGCGCGGGCGACCACGGCGCGGCTTATGTATTGAAGACGTTCCGTATTTCGGCGGCGCTGATGCGCGCCTGCATCGAAGACGTTTCCGCCGCCGCCGCCCAGGAACGGTTCTTTGGCACGCTGGTGCAAGACGCGGACCTTGCGCGGCGCTTCATGGCTTTGCACAACGCGTGGATGGCCGGCGCGGCGGACGAACCGCTTGCACGCCAAGCGCAGTCATTGACCGTGATGGCCGACCTGTTCGTGCGCACGCGCACCGTCAAGCCGCAAGTGGTCAAGGGCGGCTTGACGGCCGCCCATCAACGGGCCGTGCGCGATTACTGCGTGGCGCATCTTGCCGACAAGATTTCATTGGATGACCTGGCCCGGCTTTGCGGGCTGAGCCGCTTCCAATTCCTGCGGCGCTTTACGCACAGCACGGGGTTGACGCCGCACGCATGGTTGATCCGACTGCGCCTGGAACGCGCCTGCGCGGCGCTGGCCGGCGCGCGCGTGTCGGTGGCAGAGGTGGCCGCCGACGTGGGCTTCTACGACCAAAGCCATTTCAATCGCGCGTTCCGAGCCGCCTACGGCGCACCGCCGTCGGCGTATCAGCCGACGGCATAG
- a CDS encoding low specificity L-threonine aldolase, producing the protein MNTPSSVPALQMGFSSDNIAGASPEVMDALLRANSGQAPAYGADDCSLVVQRRLADIFEHEVDVLLVPTGTAANSLSLATLTPPWGAVLCHTQSHIANDECGAPEFYTNGARLTLLGGDDAKIDPVQLADHARRKVGDVHTVQPSCVSITQATETGSVYTLDEIQAIGGVCRDAGLPLHMDGARFANALVSLGCTPAEMTWKAGVEILSFGATKNGVLGAEAIVLFNPKRAQELAFRRKRGGHLFSKMRLLSAQMQAYLDDDLWLRNARQANAMAARLAAGMQGLPGVAMQGEADANILFCQLPNAAIEGLLADGFRFYHDRWGPGVVRLVTSFATTEQDVDHFLSALRARVR; encoded by the coding sequence GTGAACACGCCCTCATCCGTCCCCGCCCTGCAAATGGGCTTTTCCAGCGACAACATCGCAGGCGCCAGCCCCGAGGTCATGGACGCACTGCTGCGCGCGAACAGCGGCCAGGCGCCCGCCTACGGCGCCGATGATTGCTCACTGGTGGTGCAGCGGCGCCTTGCCGACATCTTTGAACACGAGGTGGACGTGCTGCTGGTGCCCACGGGCACGGCGGCCAATTCGCTCAGCCTTGCCACGCTGACGCCGCCCTGGGGCGCGGTGCTGTGCCATACGCAAAGCCATATCGCCAATGATGAGTGCGGCGCGCCCGAGTTCTACACGAACGGCGCCCGCCTGACCCTGCTGGGCGGCGACGACGCCAAGATCGACCCCGTCCAGCTGGCGGACCACGCGCGCCGCAAGGTAGGCGACGTGCACACCGTCCAGCCGTCCTGCGTCAGCATCACCCAGGCCACGGAGACCGGCAGCGTCTATACCCTGGACGAAATCCAGGCCATCGGCGGCGTCTGCCGCGATGCCGGCTTGCCGCTGCACATGGATGGCGCGCGCTTTGCCAACGCGCTGGTCAGCCTGGGTTGCACGCCGGCGGAAATGACGTGGAAGGCGGGCGTCGAAATTCTGTCGTTCGGCGCCACAAAGAACGGCGTGCTGGGTGCCGAGGCCATCGTGCTGTTCAACCCCAAGCGCGCGCAGGAACTCGCGTTCCGGCGCAAGCGCGGCGGCCATCTGTTTTCAAAGATGCGGCTGCTGTCGGCGCAGATGCAAGCGTATCTGGATGATGATCTGTGGCTACGCAATGCGCGTCAGGCGAACGCCATGGCCGCACGGCTGGCGGCCGGCATGCAGGGCCTGCCCGGCGTAGCGATGCAAGGCGAGGCGGACGCAAACATTCTGTTCTGCCAGCTGCCCAACGCCGCCATCGAAGGCCTCTTGGCCGATGGCTTTCGCTTCTATCACGACCGCTGGGGCCCGGGCGTCGTGCGCCTGGTGACGTCCTTTGCCACCACGGAGCAGGATGTGGATCACTTCCTGTCCGCGCTGCGCGCGCGGGTGCGCTGA
- a CDS encoding class II glutamine amidotransferase: MCRWLAYTGSPLQMESVLFKAKHSLIDQSLHARLGATTTNGDGFGLGWYSRPYDGHIEPPFRYRSVHPAWNDRNLREAARAIHAPLFVAHIRAATDTPAQETNCHPFRHGQWLFVHNGVIRDYPLLRRDLMLMIAPAYFGSLEGSTDSEVMFLLALTFGLDEDPIRALARMVGAVEETGRRHGVTHPINMTVCALDGHRLIAVRYSSEAESRTLFHNTCVRHLRELYPEDPQIAALDENAFLLLSEPLSEMPGVWEEVPEATAIIAGGGDVRHYPFAPIAPGP; encoded by the coding sequence ATGTGTCGTTGGCTGGCTTACACCGGTAGTCCCTTGCAGATGGAAAGCGTGCTGTTCAAGGCCAAGCACTCGCTGATCGACCAAAGCCTGCATGCGCGGCTGGGCGCCACCACGACCAACGGCGACGGCTTCGGGCTGGGCTGGTACAGCCGACCTTACGATGGCCACATCGAGCCGCCGTTTCGCTACCGCAGCGTGCACCCCGCCTGGAACGACCGCAATCTGCGCGAAGCGGCGCGCGCCATCCACGCGCCTTTGTTCGTGGCGCACATCCGCGCCGCCACCGACACGCCCGCTCAGGAAACCAACTGCCACCCGTTTCGCCACGGGCAGTGGCTGTTCGTGCATAACGGGGTCATTCGCGACTATCCCCTGCTGCGCCGCGACCTGATGCTGATGATCGCGCCCGCTTATTTCGGGTCGTTGGAAGGCTCCACCGATTCCGAGGTGATGTTTCTGCTGGCGCTGACGTTCGGCCTGGACGAAGACCCCATCCGCGCGCTGGCCCGCATGGTGGGGGCAGTGGAAGAGACGGGCCGCCGCCATGGCGTGACGCACCCCATCAACATGACGGTGTGCGCGCTGGACGGGCACCGGCTGATTGCGGTGCGTTATTCCAGCGAGGCGGAATCGCGCACGCTGTTCCACAACACCTGCGTGCGCCATTTGCGCGAGCTATATCCGGAAGACCCGCAGATTGCCGCGCTGGACGAGAACGCGTTCCTGTTGCTGTCCGAGCCCTTGAGCGAGATGCCGGGCGTCTGGGAAGAGGTGCCCGAGGCCACCGCGATCATCGCCGGGGGCGGCGACGTGCGGCATTACCCGTTTGCGCCGATTGCGCCGGGGCCGTGA
- the dapD gene encoding 2,3,4,5-tetrahydropyridine-2,6-dicarboxylate N-succinyltransferase, with amino-acid sequence MSATLDSAIAYGLATLAADGTVLDTWYPRPSLADHTPAGGTRHLTPEEARAALGEHVPTALVRDTRRKVDIVAVRTAIASLAEPPADAHDAYLRLHLLSHRLIRPHEANLDGLFGVLSNVAWTSAGPCAVDQVDALRWQLRATGQVLEIRGVDKIPRMTDYVVPNGVRIADTARVRLGAYLSPGTTVLHEGFCNFNAGTLGASMVEGRISAGVIVDDGSDIGGGASIMGTMSGGGKQVVSIGKRCLLGANSGIGISLGDDCVVEAGCYITAGTRVLTPEGAVVKAASLAGQRGLLFRRNSQTGVVETLVRTAAWGTLNPALHAGH; translated from the coding sequence ATGTCCGCCACCCTCGACAGCGCCATTGCCTACGGTCTCGCCACGCTGGCGGCCGACGGCACCGTCCTTGACACCTGGTACCCGCGCCCCTCACTGGCCGATCACACGCCGGCTGGGGGCACGCGCCACCTGACGCCCGAGGAAGCGCGCGCGGCGCTGGGCGAACACGTGCCCACCGCGCTGGTGCGCGACACGCGCCGCAAGGTCGACATCGTGGCGGTGCGCACGGCCATCGCGTCACTGGCCGAGCCGCCCGCCGACGCGCACGACGCCTACCTGCGCCTGCACCTGCTCAGCCACCGCCTGATCCGCCCGCACGAGGCCAACCTGGATGGCCTGTTCGGCGTGTTGTCCAACGTGGCGTGGACCTCTGCCGGGCCGTGCGCGGTGGATCAGGTCGATGCCCTGCGTTGGCAACTGCGCGCCACCGGGCAGGTGCTGGAAATACGGGGCGTGGACAAGATTCCGCGCATGACCGACTACGTTGTCCCCAACGGCGTGCGCATCGCCGACACGGCGCGCGTGCGGCTGGGTGCGTACCTGTCGCCGGGCACCACCGTGCTGCATGAAGGCTTCTGCAATTTCAACGCCGGCACGCTAGGCGCGTCGATGGTGGAAGGCCGCATCAGCGCGGGCGTCATCGTCGATGACGGCAGCGATATCGGCGGCGGCGCGTCCATCATGGGCACGATGTCGGGTGGCGGCAAGCAGGTGGTGTCCATCGGCAAGCGCTGCCTGCTGGGCGCCAATTCGGGCATCGGCATTTCGCTGGGTGACGATTGCGTGGTGGAAGCCGGCTGCTACATCACGGCGGGCACGCGCGTGTTGACGCCCGAAGGCGCGGTGGTGAAAGCCGCGTCGCTGGCGGGCCAGCGCGGCTTGCTGTTCCGCCGCAATTCACAAACCGGTGTGGTGGAAACCTTGGTGCGCACAGCGGCCTGGGGCACCTTGAATCCGGCGCTGCACGCCGGGCACTGA
- a CDS encoding M20 family metallopeptidase, translated as MSNTQSTEQIVAGIQSWLQCESPSNYPDGIAAMARIIADYAAAAGLTVELSSLGPTTGPLLYATNRAPGDTRPGILILAHMDTVHPVGTLLENPVRIDGDRLYGPGSYDMKAGIYLALTALAGVARPGATQLPVDFLVVPDEETGSHASRVHIERFAANAKYALVCEPARPNGGKCVTARKGTGMLNLNVKGRPAHAGMQHEKGRSAIREMAHQVLALEAMTDYDRGITVSVGTIAGGTVTNTVPALCRCVVDFRVPDMGAAEDVLRRMRELCAVGPDVELDINVELNRPPMVKTEAAAALLALVQGYADRAGFLLEDAPMTGGGSDANFTSAMGIPTLDGLGADGDGAHTLNEYVLVSTLEQRLKFWELLLRELA; from the coding sequence ATGTCCAACACCCAAAGCACTGAACAGATCGTCGCCGGCATCCAGAGCTGGTTGCAATGCGAATCGCCGTCGAACTACCCCGACGGCATCGCCGCCATGGCGCGCATCATCGCCGACTACGCGGCCGCCGCGGGCTTGACAGTGGAACTGTCGTCGCTGGGCCCCACCACGGGCCCGCTGCTGTACGCCACCAACCGCGCCCCCGGCGACACGCGCCCCGGCATCCTGATCCTGGCGCACATGGACACCGTGCATCCGGTGGGCACGCTGCTGGAGAACCCGGTCCGTATCGACGGCGACCGTCTCTACGGCCCCGGCAGCTACGACATGAAGGCGGGCATCTACCTGGCGCTGACGGCGCTGGCCGGCGTGGCGCGCCCCGGCGCGACGCAGCTGCCGGTGGACTTCCTGGTGGTGCCCGACGAAGAAACGGGCAGCCATGCCTCGCGCGTGCACATCGAACGCTTTGCCGCCAACGCCAAGTACGCGCTGGTCTGCGAACCGGCCCGCCCGAACGGCGGCAAGTGCGTCACGGCGCGCAAGGGCACGGGCATGTTGAACCTGAACGTGAAGGGCCGCCCGGCGCACGCCGGCATGCAGCATGAAAAAGGCCGCAGCGCGATTCGTGAAATGGCGCATCAGGTGCTGGCGCTGGAAGCCATGACCGACTACGACCGTGGCATCACGGTCAGCGTGGGCACCATCGCCGGCGGCACGGTCACCAACACCGTGCCGGCGCTGTGCCGCTGCGTGGTGGACTTCCGCGTGCCCGACATGGGCGCCGCCGAAGACGTGCTGCGCCGCATGCGCGAGCTGTGCGCGGTGGGGCCTGACGTTGAACTGGACATCAATGTCGAATTGAACCGCCCGCCCATGGTCAAAACGGAGGCGGCGGCAGCCTTGCTGGCCCTGGTGCAAGGCTACGCGGACCGCGCCGGCTTCCTGCTGGAAGACGCGCCGATGACGGGCGGCGGCAGCGATGCCAACTTCACCTCGGCGATGGGCATCCCCACGCTGGACGGCCTGGGCGCGGACGGCGACGGGGCGCACACCTTGAACGAGTACGTGCTGGTGTCCACGCTGGAACAGCGGTTGAAGTTCTGGGAATTGCTGCTGCGCGAGCTCGCCTGA
- a CDS encoding hydrolase, producing MKPSDMSNVDRIAIEMGHAGRNTIQYIDEDRNSDRPFKLQTYRPYGYTPDRPVVIVQHGVLRNGDEYRDFWVEAADKHKLLIVALTFSNEIWPGVESYNNGRVFSAGGNPRHIDGWTYALVGNVIKDMIAGEITDGQNVYLFGHSAGGQFVHRLMSSQSHAPFKAVAAGNPGWYTLPTFDYPFPEGMDGVGLTEDHLVKLLAYPMTILAGDQDIATDDPNLPSEPAAMRQGPHRFARAQNYYDFGKREAERRGVPFGWTLQVVPGIGHDGRAMSAVCASLWFDGKMPDDAELARLAGQQVA from the coding sequence ATGAAACCCTCCGATATGTCCAACGTGGACCGCATCGCCATCGAAATGGGCCATGCGGGCCGCAACACCATCCAGTACATCGACGAAGACCGCAATTCGGATCGTCCGTTCAAGCTGCAAACGTACCGCCCGTACGGCTACACGCCCGACCGCCCGGTCGTCATCGTGCAGCACGGCGTGCTGCGCAATGGCGATGAATACCGCGACTTCTGGGTCGAGGCCGCCGACAAGCACAAGCTGCTGATCGTGGCGTTGACGTTCTCGAACGAAATCTGGCCGGGCGTTGAAAGCTACAACAACGGCCGCGTGTTCTCGGCCGGCGGCAACCCGCGCCACATTGACGGCTGGACGTATGCGCTGGTGGGCAACGTCATCAAGGACATGATTGCCGGTGAAATCACCGACGGCCAGAACGTCTACCTGTTCGGCCATTCGGCCGGCGGCCAATTCGTGCATCGCCTGATGAGCAGCCAGTCGCACGCGCCGTTCAAGGCCGTGGCGGCGGGCAACCCGGGCTGGTACACCTTGCCCACATTCGACTACCCCTTCCCGGAAGGCATGGACGGCGTGGGCCTGACCGAAGACCACCTGGTCAAGCTGCTGGCCTACCCCATGACGATTCTGGCCGGTGACCAGGACATCGCCACCGACGATCCCAACCTGCCCTCCGAGCCCGCCGCCATGCGCCAGGGCCCGCACCGCTTTGCGCGCGCCCAGAACTACTACGACTTCGGCAAACGCGAAGCCGAGCGCCGTGGCGTGCCGTTCGGCTGGACGCTGCAAGTGGTGCCCGGCATCGGCCACGACGGCCGCGCCATGTCGGCCGTGTGCGCCAGCCTGTGGTTCGACGGCAAGATGCCCGATGACGCCGAACTGGCCCGCCTGGCCGGTCAGCAGGTCGCCTGA